One window from the genome of Cricetulus griseus strain 17A/GY chromosome 2, alternate assembly CriGri-PICRH-1.0, whole genome shotgun sequence encodes:
- the Tmem51 gene encoding transmembrane protein 51 isoform X2: MMAQSKANGSHYALTAIGLGMLVLGVIMAMWNLVPGFSAAEKPTAQGNKTEGGGGILKSKTFSVAYVLVGAGVMLLLLSICLSIRDKRKLRQNEELARIQQQAGAVPPTQEEDSQEEEEEEASSRYYVPSYEEVMNTGYSETRGQEQNPRLSISLPSYESLTGLDETTPTGTRADTEASPGHAPDRQNSKLAKRLKPLKVRRIKSEKLHLKDFRINLPDKNIPPPSIEPLTPPPQYDEVQSKAPDARPPD; the protein is encoded by the exons ATGATGGCCCAGTCCAAGGCCAACGGCTCACACTACGCACTGACGGCCATCGGCCTGGGGATGCTGGTCCTCGGGGTGATCATGGCCATGTGGAACCTAGTCCCTGGTTTCAGCGCTGCAGAGAAGCCAACAGCTCAGGGCAACAAGACAGAGGGAGGTGGTGGCATCCTCAAGAGCAAGACTTTCTCAGTGGCGTATGTGCTGGTCGGCGCTGGcgtgatgctgctgctgctgtccatCTGTCTGAGCATCCGGGACAAGAGGAAGCTTCGGCAGAATGAGGAACTGGCCCGCATCCAACAGCAGGCTGGAGCTGTGCCTCCCACGCAGGAGGAAGACAG ccaggaggaggaggaggaggaggcttccTCACGGTACTATGTACCCAGCTACGAGGAAGTGATGAACACAGGCTACTCGGAAACCAGGGGGCAGGAGCAGAACCCGAGACTAAgcatctctctcccctcctatGAGTCGTTGACGGGGCTCGACGAGACAACCCCCACGGGCACCAGGGCTGACACAGAGGCCAGCCCAGGGCATGCTCCGGACAGGCAAAACTCCAAGCTGGCCAAACGCCTGAAACCACTCAAAGTTCGAAGGATCAAATCTGAAAAACTTCACCTCAAAGACTTCAGGATCAACCTCCCAGACAAGAATATTCCTCCTCCCTCTATTGAGCCTTTGACTCCTCCTCCGCAGTATGACGAGGTCCAGTCGAAGGCCCCTGATGCCCGGCCTCCCGACTGA
- the Tmem51 gene encoding transmembrane protein 51 isoform X3, whose translation MMAQSKANGSHYALTAIGLGMLVLGVIMAMWNLVPGFSAAEKPTAQGNKTEGGGGILKSKTFSVAYVLVGAGVMLLLLSICLSIRDKRKLRQNEELARIQQQAGAVPPTQEEDRRRRRRRLPHGTMYPATRK comes from the exons ATGATGGCCCAGTCCAAGGCCAACGGCTCACACTACGCACTGACGGCCATCGGCCTGGGGATGCTGGTCCTCGGGGTGATCATGGCCATGTGGAACCTAGTCCCTGGTTTCAGCGCTGCAGAGAAGCCAACAGCTCAGGGCAACAAGACAGAGGGAGGTGGTGGCATCCTCAAGAGCAAGACTTTCTCAGTGGCGTATGTGCTGGTCGGCGCTGGcgtgatgctgctgctgctgtccatCTGTCTGAGCATCCGGGACAAGAGGAAGCTTCGGCAGAATGAGGAACTGGCCCGCATCCAACAGCAGGCTGGAGCTGTGCCTCCCACGCAGGAGGAAGACAG gaggaggaggaggaggaggcttccTCACGGTACTATGTACCCAGCTACGAGGAAGTGA